A stretch of the Aegilops tauschii subsp. strangulata cultivar AL8/78 chromosome 4, Aet v6.0, whole genome shotgun sequence genome encodes the following:
- the LOC120963300 gene encoding uncharacterized protein — MDVLVYASKVPCVYKIFGNERYFDQHSLAEHSSICVHAPYYCYECTSPFWGSPASLVHHLTQPSVDHYWPAAVNIKYETCYPFAVPKSLEDHRRLLVSKKDGSRYVGAHTASITLTGTVPSCSVLADVDMEDAWYDFPPKMVHGDSKKVHLDICINKLNVDH, encoded by the exons atggacgtcCTGGTCTATGCCTCCAAGGTTCCCTGCGTCTACAAGATTTTCGGCAACGAGAGGTACTTCGACCAGCACTCGCTGGCGGAGCATAGTTCCATATGCGTGCACGCGCCCTACTACTGCTATGAGTGCACGtcgccgttttggggctcgccggcgagcctcgtgcatcacctcacgcaACCGTCCGTTGATCACTACTGGCCTGCGGCGgtgaacatcaagtacgagacgtgctacccgttcgcCGTGCCgaagtcgctggaggatcaccgccgcttGCTAGTCTCGAAgaaggacggcagc AGGTACGTGGGCGCCCACACCGCCTCCATCACGCTGACTGGGACTGTGCCGAGCTGCTCCGTTctcgccgatgtggacatggaagacgcatggtatgatTTTCCCCCCAAgatggtgcacggggactccaagaaGGTTCACCTAGACATATGCATTaacaagttaaatgttgatcattag